A window of Methanobrevibacter olleyae genomic DNA:
TAACCTTGCTAGAAGGAGAGACACCAAGATTAATAGATGAATGGCAAATGGCACCAAAACTATGGGATGCAGTTAGATACAGTGTAGATGAAAAAGATGGAAAAGGATTATACATTTTAACAGGTTCTACAGTAGTTGATGATAGTAAAATAATGCATAGTGGAACTGGTAGAATTCATAGATTAACTATGAGACCAATGAGCTTATATGAAAGTGGAGATTCAAATGGTAAAATATCACTACTTGAATTATTCGAAAATCCCAATTTAAACATTAACCTTATAAAATCAAATCTAACTATAAAAGACATAATTTATCTAGCATGTCGTGGTGGATGGCCTGAAAGTTTAAGTTTAGAAACTGAAAAAGAGCAATTATTCATAGCTAAATCCTATATAAAAAACATTTGTGAAATAGATACAAGCAGAATAGATAATGTTAAAAGAGATCCTGGTAAGGTAAATGCACTATTAAGGTCATATGCTAGAAATATATCTACTTTAGCAAAAAATACTACAATATTTAATGACATGAATAAACAATATGAAATCACAGAACCAACATTTTATTCCTATTTAAATGTTTTAAAAAGATTATTTGTTATAGAAGATGTACTTCCATGGTCTCCTAATATAAGGTCATCACAAACTATTAAAAAAACACCTAAAAAAGAATTTATTGACCCTTCTATTGCAGTTGCAGCACTAAATTTAAATCCAAAAATATTATTATATGATTTAAACACTTTTGGATTTATATTTGAAACTTTATGTATTAGAGATTTAAAAGTTTATTCAAGTTTAAAAGAAGGAAAAGTTCAATATTATAATGATAAAAATGGTTTAGAAGTAGATTGTGTACTTACATTAAATAATGGAAAATATGCATTAATTGAATTTAAATTAGGTTCTAATGAAGAAGAAAAAGCAGCTAAAAATCTTTTAAGATTAGATAAATTAATTAAAGAAAAAATAGCTTTAGGGGATGTTAATATTCCAGAGCCAAGTTTTTTAGCAATAATTACTGCTGGCTCTATGGCATATACAAGAGAAGATGGAATTAAAGTAATCCCAATCGGATGTCTAAGCTAGATAATACAAATAGCATTTTTCTATTTTTATCAAAATAGGCCATCTACTAGCTAGATTATTAAAAACTTCTATAGGATAAACACCTTTTTTCTCATATTCATTCCTTAGCCACATTCTTAATACAGAATCAGAAATATTATATTTACACTCATCCAATTCAATTAAAACTTTATCTTGAAGGCTGTTTAAAGACCCAGCTATTGCTTCACTTGTAAGATCTAATCTTCTAGCAATATTATCCTTTTAAGTGGTTCATCAACTAATGTAGTAACGATTCTCTGCTCTTGAAAAGTTAATTTATCCCATGCATTAATAAAATGGATAGCAATATTTAAAATGTAATGCAACTTACATTACATAATACAAAACACACACATCACATTATATAATGCAACTTACATTACATAATGTAATTTACATTACATAAAAAAGTAAATAAAAAAATTACACTTCTCCTAATTTTTAAAAGATTATTTTCATCTTTAATTCATCTATAATATCATAATATTTAGCAAGATTTCTATAAATCTCTTTTAGTTTATTTGAATTAACTAATACTATATTATAACTTTAATCATCAGCTTTTTAAGTCAAATAGAATAACTAGCATCCAATAAATCA
This region includes:
- a CDS encoding ATP-binding protein, which encodes MKKYLPRYLDKELEFALNSIGAVLIVGPKWCGKTTTAKQHSKSIIQLQDPRYSDSYIKIANTEPLTLLEGETPRLIDEWQMAPKLWDAVRYSVDEKDGKGLYILTGSTVVDDSKIMHSGTGRIHRLTMRPMSLYESGDSNGKISLLELFENPNLNINLIKSNLTIKDIIYLACRGGWPESLSLETEKEQLFIAKSYIKNICEIDTSRIDNVKRDPGKVNALLRSYARNISTLAKNTTIFNDMNKQYEITEPTFYSYLNVLKRLFVIEDVLPWSPNIRSSQTIKKTPKKEFIDPSIAVAALNLNPKILLYDLNTFGFIFETLCIRDLKVYSSLKEGKVQYYNDKNGLEVDCVLTLNNGKYALIEFKLGSNEEEKAAKNLLRLDKLIKEKIALGDVNIPEPSFLAIITAGSMAYTREDGIKVIPIGCLS